A stretch of Sinimarinibacterium sp. NLF-5-8 DNA encodes these proteins:
- a CDS encoding DUF1156 domain-containing protein: MATKKQLVQQQVAKTVGAGKAVALETVDFNDPNRPKTCLEVDFPILPVNQVAIIEGNAGKPIYQMSKWWARRRSSVFRSMLIAAATKAPDDPSHAAKLVWDNYYANHQKKGAFKHLKVADIFMGGGTTLVEGSRLGMQMIGNDLNPVAWFVVKQELANVDLEQVKMLLADIEAEVKPLIMPYYYCDGPEGEKGTWTHLPTKKVMPADFDPLAIPREQRKDYRYEGPEIIYTFWAKHGPCQVTGCGHRTPIMTSPVMAVKTLTVKHWAHTCGKCGAAFDVEEEAARMAPDAPLYVTPSESPYSVLDRKKGVICPHCGHTAMVNLGKGQNKKVELSLLVHPQWLAGEAKQDANGQPYGGSAQDDVAATTRWDAARAAKIRLLEVRGALPNEVTDPETGVTFAPENGTVPKRSNYACSACGTVQDVLTTVKATGKTGPMAAYAVQGYAPRRDEAGKPYSGRFFAAYDATLARQYDGAAAEWELRKEADLKDYWPRSLLSEGWKTHGWGIPEHGHTHYWTMFNPRQLLVHAQLLKAIVEVGNYDWQVREYALGALQQYLRNQNMFSFWNIQADKLEPHFSNNNYHPKSLPIENCVFATLGRGNWASCIEGIIEGREWTLHPWEAVSAEGLKRKDAALASSITGKSEKVFPGDPISGAEVFCGSSTELTQLADSSLDLVITDPPFGELMQYAELADFFYVWLRLLLKGKYPSVYATEHTPKSMEAVANPYREPEDPDGFYQRLLTGCWREAHRLLKPGGILAFTFHHSEDEPWVAVLESLFDAGYYLEATYPIRSDETKGDGQFGSQKVEYDIIHVCRKRTEEPKPVSWGRMRREVMADVRQLQAMLENHAKEGLPAADIQVIRRGKALEYFSRHYGKVYVDEGRTISVREALIGINQLIDEDANKGAEPPPVNAEPMTRQFLRTFGTATEMKRDQLQKFLRGTITTPDDFVQRGWCGEVKKVFTRTAPLDFARDWQGKHRRKLTSDLDQALVLIGACFDGSGINASDTLKNENFTPHVALKPLLEWLHRNGPDQTTRNASSRAVSIYNAWRAIQAPQPVQASLFDDDGEYAP, translated from the coding sequence ATGGCCACCAAAAAACAACTAGTCCAACAGCAAGTTGCCAAGACCGTCGGCGCAGGCAAAGCCGTCGCGCTGGAAACGGTGGACTTCAACGACCCGAACCGCCCCAAGACCTGCCTGGAGGTGGACTTCCCGATCCTGCCGGTCAATCAGGTGGCGATTATCGAAGGCAACGCGGGCAAGCCGATCTACCAGATGTCGAAGTGGTGGGCGCGGCGGCGTTCCAGCGTGTTCCGTTCGATGTTGATCGCGGCAGCCACCAAAGCGCCGGACGACCCTTCGCACGCGGCCAAGCTGGTGTGGGACAACTACTACGCCAACCACCAGAAGAAAGGCGCGTTCAAGCACCTGAAGGTGGCGGACATCTTCATGGGCGGTGGCACCACGCTGGTGGAAGGCTCGCGCCTCGGGATGCAGATGATCGGCAACGACCTCAATCCGGTGGCGTGGTTTGTGGTCAAGCAGGAACTCGCCAATGTCGATCTGGAGCAAGTGAAGATGCTCCTCGCCGACATTGAGGCCGAGGTCAAGCCGCTGATCATGCCGTACTACTACTGCGATGGCCCGGAAGGTGAAAAGGGAACGTGGACGCACCTGCCGACCAAAAAGGTGATGCCCGCCGATTTCGACCCGCTCGCCATTCCGCGTGAGCAGCGCAAGGATTACAGGTACGAAGGCCCGGAGATCATTTACACCTTCTGGGCCAAGCACGGCCCCTGTCAGGTGACGGGCTGCGGCCACCGCACGCCGATCATGACCAGTCCCGTGATGGCGGTAAAGACGCTCACCGTCAAGCACTGGGCGCACACCTGTGGCAAGTGTGGGGCGGCCTTCGACGTCGAAGAAGAAGCCGCGCGCATGGCACCCGATGCGCCGCTCTATGTCACGCCGAGCGAATCGCCTTACTCCGTGCTCGACCGCAAGAAGGGCGTGATCTGCCCACACTGCGGCCACACCGCGATGGTGAATCTGGGCAAGGGCCAGAACAAGAAGGTGGAACTGAGCCTGCTGGTGCATCCGCAATGGCTGGCGGGCGAAGCCAAGCAGGATGCCAACGGCCAGCCCTACGGTGGTTCGGCGCAGGACGATGTGGCGGCGACCACGCGTTGGGATGCGGCACGCGCCGCGAAGATTCGTCTGCTGGAAGTGCGCGGCGCGCTGCCGAATGAAGTGACCGACCCGGAGACGGGTGTCACCTTTGCGCCCGAGAACGGCACCGTGCCGAAGAGGTCGAACTACGCCTGCTCGGCCTGCGGCACGGTTCAGGACGTGTTGACCACGGTTAAGGCAACCGGCAAGACCGGGCCAATGGCTGCTTACGCAGTGCAGGGCTACGCCCCCAGGCGCGATGAAGCGGGCAAGCCTTACAGCGGACGCTTCTTCGCTGCTTACGACGCGACGCTTGCGCGTCAGTACGACGGGGCTGCTGCTGAATGGGAGCTGCGCAAAGAAGCTGATCTCAAGGACTACTGGCCGCGCAGCTTGCTTTCTGAGGGTTGGAAGACCCACGGTTGGGGTATTCCGGAGCATGGACACACCCACTACTGGACGATGTTCAATCCGCGCCAGTTGCTGGTGCATGCGCAACTGCTCAAGGCGATTGTCGAAGTCGGGAACTACGACTGGCAGGTGCGAGAGTATGCGCTGGGCGCACTCCAGCAATACTTGCGGAACCAGAACATGTTTTCTTTCTGGAATATTCAAGCGGACAAGCTTGAGCCGCATTTTTCGAACAACAACTATCATCCTAAGTCACTGCCCATCGAAAACTGTGTCTTCGCTACCTTGGGTCGTGGCAATTGGGCCTCTTGTATTGAGGGCATCATTGAAGGTCGAGAATGGACACTACATCCGTGGGAAGCCGTCAGTGCCGAAGGACTTAAACGCAAGGATGCAGCGCTGGCCAGCAGCATCACCGGCAAGAGCGAGAAGGTTTTTCCCGGCGATCCAATCAGCGGTGCAGAGGTCTTCTGTGGCTCCTCCACAGAGCTGACACAGCTTGCCGACAGCAGCCTTGACTTGGTTATCACCGATCCGCCTTTCGGCGAATTGATGCAGTACGCAGAACTTGCCGATTTTTTTTACGTCTGGCTGCGCCTGCTTCTCAAGGGGAAATATCCGTCGGTTTATGCGACAGAGCACACGCCCAAATCGATGGAGGCGGTCGCCAATCCGTACCGGGAGCCGGAAGACCCGGATGGGTTTTATCAGCGCCTGTTGACCGGCTGCTGGCGAGAGGCTCATCGGCTCTTGAAGCCCGGTGGTATCCTGGCCTTCACTTTCCATCACAGCGAAGACGAACCTTGGGTGGCCGTGCTGGAGTCGTTGTTCGATGCGGGCTATTACCTCGAAGCGACCTACCCCATCCGCTCCGACGAAACTAAGGGCGATGGTCAGTTTGGCTCGCAAAAGGTCGAGTACGACATCATCCACGTCTGCCGCAAGCGCACCGAAGAACCCAAGCCTGTGAGCTGGGGCCGGATGCGCCGCGAGGTGATGGCCGACGTGCGGCAGTTGCAGGCGATGCTGGAAAACCACGCCAAGGAAGGCTTGCCAGCGGCCGACATCCAGGTGATCCGGCGCGGGAAGGCGCTGGAGTACTTCTCGCGCCACTACGGCAAGGTGTACGTGGACGAAGGCCGCACCATCTCCGTTCGCGAAGCCCTGATCGGTATCAATCAGTTGATCGACGAGGATGCCAACAAGGGCGCGGAACCGCCGCCGGTCAACGCCGAACCCATGACGCGGCAATTCCTGCGCACCTTCGGCACGGCCACCGAGATGAAGCGTGACCAATTGCAGAAATTCCTGCGCGGCACCATCACCACGCCGGATGACTTCGTGCAGCGCGGCTGGTGCGGCGAAGTGAAGAAAGTCTTCACCCGCACTGCGCCGCTGGACTTCGCCCGCGACTGGCAGGGCAAGCATCGCCGCAAGCTGACCTCCGATCTCGATCAGGCGTTGGTGTTGATCGGCGCGTGCTTCGACGGCAGCGGCATCAATGCCTCGGACACGCTGAAGAACGAGAACTTTACGCCGCACGTGGCGCTGAAGCCGCTGCTGGAATGGCTGCACCGCAACGGCCCGGATCAGACCACCCGCAACGCATCTTCGCGCGCGGTGTCCATCTACAACGCGTGGCGCGCTATTCAGGCGCCGCAACCTGTCCAGGCTTCCTTGTTTGACGACGATGGGGAGTACGCGCCATGA